A stretch of the Leptospiraceae bacterium genome encodes the following:
- a CDS encoding glycosyltransferase family 4 protein, which produces MKICIIVDDYLPGSIKVAAKMMHELAVEFVSQGHEVMVVTPGIGIKAKYEVLDLDNVTVYRFRSGEIKNVSKVKRAINETLLSFRAWHFLKPVFKENPQDYIIYYSPTIFWGYLVGKLKKLWNVKSYLVLRDIFPQWAIDNGILKKNSIITKYFLWFEKKNYSSANTIGLMSANNLRWFSTYYKGNAKLELLYNWVADKPVTLTDKPYRKKLNIEDKVVFFYGGNIGHAQDMSQILRLAKNMQEYREAYFVLVGAGDEVELVRNTIMNENLTNITLLDPVSQDEFKKMMAEFDIGLFCLNKNHTTHNFPGKILGYLVQEMPILGSVNPGNDLKEVIEEAGAGFVVEAGNDEALLEKAVMLLDAKWRERLALRGKNLLIKEFLIYNTVSKVLLDK; this is translated from the coding sequence TTGAAAATCTGTATAATCGTAGATGATTACTTACCCGGAAGCATTAAGGTAGCGGCTAAAATGATGCATGAATTAGCTGTAGAATTTGTTTCCCAGGGGCACGAAGTTATGGTAGTAACACCGGGTATCGGGATAAAAGCTAAATATGAAGTTTTAGACTTGGATAATGTAACAGTATATAGGTTTCGCTCCGGTGAGATTAAAAATGTATCAAAAGTTAAGCGAGCGATTAATGAAACTTTGCTATCTTTTAGAGCCTGGCATTTTTTAAAACCAGTTTTTAAAGAGAATCCTCAGGATTATATTATTTATTATTCTCCTACAATTTTTTGGGGATACCTGGTAGGCAAATTAAAAAAACTGTGGAATGTGAAAAGTTATTTGGTTTTGCGAGATATATTTCCACAGTGGGCAATTGATAATGGAATTTTAAAAAAGAATTCTATTATAACCAAATATTTTTTATGGTTTGAAAAAAAGAATTATTCTTCAGCAAATACTATCGGATTGATGTCAGCTAATAACTTGAGATGGTTTTCTACTTATTATAAAGGAAATGCAAAATTAGAATTACTGTATAATTGGGTTGCAGATAAGCCTGTGACTCTTACTGATAAGCCTTACAGGAAAAAACTAAATATAGAAGATAAGGTCGTTTTCTTTTATGGTGGGAATATAGGTCATGCCCAGGATATGAGCCAGATATTGCGATTGGCTAAGAATATGCAGGAATACAGGGAAGCTTATTTTGTATTGGTGGGAGCAGGAGATGAAGTTGAATTAGTTCGTAATACAATTATGAATGAAAATTTGACTAATATAACTCTATTAGATCCTGTTTCTCAGGATGAGTTTAAAAAAATGATGGCTGAATTTGATATTGGATTATTTTGTTTGAATAAAAATCATACAACGCATAATTTTCCTGGAAAAATACTTGGCTATCTGGTGCAGGAGATGCCTATATTAGGAAGTGTTAATCCGGGGAATGATCTGAAAGAGGTGATTGAAGAAGCCGGAGCCGGATTTGTAGTAGAAGCCGGAAATGATGAGGCTTTGTTAGAAAAGGCAGTGATGTTGTTGGATGCTAAATGGAGAGAAAGACTTGCCTTGAGAGGTAAGAATTTGCTTATAAAGGAATTCTTAATTTATAATACGGTTAGTAAGGTTTTACTGGATAAATAG